A window of Thermosynechococcus sp. NK55a contains these coding sequences:
- a CDS encoding argininosuccinate synthase has product MGCAEKVILAYSGGVDTSVCIPYLKHEWGVKEVITLAVDLGQGDELEPIRQKALDAGASASLVADAKAEFIRNYAFPAIQANALYENRYPLSTALARPLIAKLLVEAATQYGADAVAHGCTGKGNDQVRFDVAIAALNPHLKVLAPAREWGMSREETIAYGERFGIPAPVKKSSPYSIDRNLLGRSIEAGPLEDPWIEPLEEVYLMTQAIEHTPNSPEYVDIGFEAGVPTSLDGRPLDPVTLVSELNERVGRHGFGRIDMIENRLVGIKSREIYEAPGLLVLIDAHRDLESLTLTADVTQYKRGIEETYSRLVYNGLWYSPLKEALDAFIQQTQQRVTGTVRVKLFKGTARVVGRQSPYSLYTPDLATYGREDQFDHRAAEGFIYVWGLPTRVWAEKLRQG; this is encoded by the coding sequence ATGGGGTGTGCAGAAAAAGTCATTTTGGCCTATTCGGGGGGGGTGGATACCTCCGTATGTATTCCCTATCTCAAGCACGAGTGGGGAGTGAAGGAAGTTATTACCCTCGCAGTGGATTTAGGACAGGGGGATGAACTGGAGCCCATTCGCCAAAAGGCCCTTGATGCAGGTGCCAGCGCCTCGTTAGTGGCTGATGCCAAAGCTGAGTTCATCCGCAACTATGCTTTTCCAGCCATTCAAGCCAACGCCCTCTACGAAAATCGCTATCCCCTCTCGACGGCCCTTGCTCGCCCCTTGATTGCCAAGCTCTTGGTGGAGGCGGCTACCCAATACGGTGCTGACGCTGTTGCCCACGGCTGTACTGGGAAAGGGAATGATCAAGTCCGCTTTGATGTGGCGATCGCTGCCCTCAATCCCCATCTCAAGGTCTTGGCACCCGCGCGTGAATGGGGCATGAGCCGTGAAGAAACCATTGCCTACGGCGAACGCTTTGGCATTCCTGCGCCTGTCAAGAAATCTTCCCCCTACAGCATTGACCGCAATCTTTTGGGACGCAGTATTGAAGCTGGCCCCCTTGAGGATCCGTGGATTGAACCCCTTGAGGAGGTCTATTTGATGACCCAAGCCATTGAACACACCCCCAACTCCCCGGAGTATGTGGATATTGGCTTTGAAGCAGGGGTTCCTACCAGCCTCGATGGTCGCCCCCTTGATCCTGTGACATTGGTCAGTGAACTCAATGAGCGAGTGGGTCGCCACGGCTTTGGCCGCATTGACATGATTGAAAATCGCCTGGTTGGCATTAAATCCCGTGAAATTTACGAAGCCCCTGGTCTACTGGTGCTCATTGACGCCCACCGCGATTTGGAAAGTTTGACTCTGACTGCTGATGTGACGCAGTATAAGCGGGGCATTGAGGAAACCTACAGCCGCTTGGTCTATAACGGCCTCTGGTACAGCCCCCTCAAGGAAGCCCTCGATGCCTTTATTCAACAGACTCAGCAGCGGGTCACAGGTACCGTGCGCGTCAAGCTCTTTAAGGGGACTGCACGGGTGGTGGGGCGGCAATCTCCCTACTCCCTTTATACGCCTGATTTGGCCACCTATGGCAGGGAGGATCAATTCGACCACAGGGCAGCTGAGGGCTTTATCTATGTGTGGGGGCTACCCACCCGTGTCTGGGCAGAAAAACTGCGCCAAGGCTAG
- a CDS encoding YciI family protein: MPWFVKIERGIVDKATFDRYVPAHRAYVRSLIAAGHQARTGYWAERGGGMLLFQADSRKAAEEIVARDPLVQHQCVHYELHEWCIVEAPD, from the coding sequence ATGCCATGGTTTGTCAAAATTGAGCGCGGCATTGTGGACAAAGCAACCTTTGATCGCTATGTTCCTGCCCATCGGGCCTATGTACGCTCCCTCATTGCCGCCGGCCATCAAGCCCGCACGGGATACTGGGCTGAGCGAGGGGGTGGCATGCTGTTGTTTCAGGCCGATTCCCGCAAGGCGGCTGAGGAAATTGTTGCCCGTGATCCCCTCGTCCAACACCAGTGCGTCCACTACGAACTCCATGAGTGGTGTATTGTCGAAGCCCCCGACTAG
- a CDS encoding pentapeptide repeat-containing protein, producing MSKAMTLETLLSEFARGVRNFRGVNLAGSVFPLVQLSHVDLAGANLQGINWSGADLIKANLANANLRGANLIGADLSGANLTDANLQDAILSGAVLVGAYLSRANLQRAVLSGAILKGAVLHDSNLKDTNVVGADLSEADLTGAIARRQDLEEAKLAGTILPNGEVVLEDGDIQEIPLPPPTTTPQPMAVANETTLIEWTNEQVIQMLILQQHPLPSTYQSADLKVVDLGNHSYQLRTVTDTVVAVVEGASVADEKVTLFTEAPFADLVASVLQAHSFLPTQYVSEPLPAWRYEQVPIPQGGEVRLGTARQLWKTWWLLLKSAAAAQEPSQLQLLVGKEWQPIREIAFSAAAAGGLIIKTSGGDRHYPGDASLIWLEKISPASLATGTPAPTLTVPPWKGLLRFDNNRLTIQTAAGPVCVEGENLRVIIGGQAIDLNQL from the coding sequence ATGAGCAAAGCCATGACCCTTGAAACCTTGTTAAGTGAATTTGCCCGTGGAGTGCGGAATTTCCGTGGTGTTAATTTGGCAGGCAGTGTGTTTCCTTTAGTACAACTCAGCCATGTTGATCTGGCGGGAGCCAATCTGCAGGGCATTAATTGGAGTGGGGCGGATTTGATCAAGGCTAACCTGGCCAATGCCAATCTGCGGGGAGCTAACCTGATTGGTGCAGATCTCAGTGGGGCTAACCTCACCGATGCAAACTTGCAGGACGCAATCCTAAGTGGTGCTGTTTTGGTGGGAGCCTACCTCTCCCGAGCCAATTTGCAGCGAGCAGTCCTCAGCGGTGCCATCCTCAAGGGGGCAGTTCTCCACGACAGTAATCTCAAGGATACGAATGTGGTGGGCGCAGATTTATCGGAGGCGGATTTGACTGGGGCGATCGCCCGCCGCCAAGACCTGGAGGAGGCCAAGCTCGCAGGCACCATCCTACCCAACGGCGAAGTGGTTTTGGAGGATGGAGACATTCAAGAGATACCGTTGCCACCCCCAACCACCACTCCCCAGCCAATGGCGGTTGCTAACGAAACTACTCTCATTGAGTGGACAAATGAGCAGGTGATTCAAATGCTGATCCTGCAACAGCACCCCTTGCCCAGTACCTATCAAAGTGCCGATTTGAAGGTGGTGGATTTGGGCAATCACAGTTATCAACTGCGCACTGTCACTGACACGGTCGTTGCGGTGGTGGAGGGAGCCAGTGTGGCCGATGAAAAAGTAACCCTTTTTACCGAGGCACCCTTTGCAGATTTAGTGGCCAGTGTACTCCAAGCCCATTCATTTTTGCCCACCCAATACGTCAGTGAACCGCTGCCGGCATGGCGGTACGAGCAGGTACCGATTCCCCAGGGGGGCGAGGTGCGTTTAGGAACGGCACGGCAACTCTGGAAGACCTGGTGGCTGCTGCTGAAGTCGGCTGCTGCTGCGCAAGAGCCGTCGCAATTGCAACTTTTGGTGGGTAAGGAGTGGCAACCCATTCGGGAGATTGCCTTTTCAGCCGCGGCAGCGGGGGGGCTGATCATTAAGACATCTGGGGGCGATCGCCACTATCCTGGGGATGCCTCACTGATTTGGCTAGAAAAGATATCCCCGGCATCCCTAGCAACGGGTACCCCAGCGCCAACTCTGACCGTCCCTCCTTGGAAGGGGCTACTGAGATTTGATAATAACCGCTTGACTATTCAAACTGCGGCTGGACCCGTCTGTGTTGAGGGGGAAAATCTGAGGGTTATCATTGGTGGGCAAGCGATCGATCTCAACCAGCTCTGA